A region from the Triticum urartu cultivar G1812 chromosome 1, Tu2.1, whole genome shotgun sequence genome encodes:
- the LOC125532869 gene encoding uncharacterized protein LOC125532869, translating into MQVDKGRTITQIGGDEWDRFIARLRLSGGELISFSFRAERPRISVIYLNLIFDSEDEVHEEDDDEDSDDDENPLDEALYAQRLRLSGDETCNLWDMLPLREDYVGMPFVTCLTRMNVEQHLMKLPKRLSVSCGIETHEEGMAAGLRLTRTGSITTCAYAVDTDGRTVFNRAGWKKFLHGKNLRVDQGIVLTVANTRYRDLRMMITINLI; encoded by the exons ATGCAGGTCGATAAGGGGCGAACGATCACCCAGATTGGAGGAGATGAATGGGATCGCTTCATCGCCCGCTTGCGTCTTAGTGGGGGTGaattgatcagcttctccttcagagcagaaaggCCCAGGATTTCTGTTATCTATCTGAATTTGATTTTCGATAGTGAGGATGAAGTTCATGAGGAGGACGATGATGAGGATTCAGatgatgatgagaacccacttgaTGAAGCACTCTATGCCCAAAGACTGAGGCTGAGCGGCGATGAAACGTGCAACCTCTGGGACATGCTTCCGCTACGTGAAGACTACGTCGGGATGCCATTCGTGACATGCCTCACAAGGATGAATGTTGAACAGCATCTCATG AAATTACCTAAGAGGTTATCTGTTAGTTGTGGCATCGAGACGCATGAAGAAGGCATGGCtgctggactacgccttaccaGAACGGGCTCCATCACCACCTGTGCCTACGCAGTGGACACGGACGGTCGCACTGTCTTCAACCGGGCGGGGTGGAAGAAGTTCCTTCATGGCAAGAATCTTCGGGTAGATCAGGGCATCGTACTCACTGTTGCGAACACCCGTTACCGTGACTTGAGGATGATGATCACCATCAACCTCATTTAG